Proteins encoded by one window of Kribbella italica:
- a CDS encoding neutral zinc metallopeptidase yields MSDNWNPPPGREPSEPEGEQPAGNPGTPPRDGQSPRWWTESTDKPEEYLKPDSPPQNHPVPPPTQPPAAPQWYTPGLSDDQSGNRPTAANQPGGQQPGGNQPGGQPTGGNQPGGQPTGGNQPGGNQPGGRHGTGPQPGGQPGAAGQPGPQGGPGNPGWSLPPQGQPEQPPRGQHAAPPPSAPRPNTSGYRSHTGTGATPAAGPGGGTPPTDGPPASGAAWSQGVPPGTGATPGAGATPGAGATPGAGATPGTGPGAGTPPTDGPPAANSGWGRRDDSAAGSTGTPSQGPAAGQGGFTGSWPTASTGPVPPPSTGGWPGPNTGPQQPQNPWSGAAGAGGWQQQGGPNGPQGGQPTWQYPPIPIPKPPGPGRRRKPRQLSKGILVMLVALAVLVVGSGVTVALKLTGDDTPTTPVAVDTPSETPSETPSETPSVTPTPTPTPKPTPKPKPKPRVPTPYEVVAQNKIYSVGALQPTKCVEPPFRPTTFAATKAYYQRILPCLNRTWYLALKKAGQPFRAPALIVYANTVKTPCGTERGTRGYYCGANQAIYMPFNVDYNNYKINPNYTRAWMLNTIAHEYGHHIQQLTGIFRASFARQATMADPNLRLLESRRRELQAACFGSAYLGANAAFIPMRGDLLNNWKFAVANAGDEFSRPRIRDHGSKVNHNRWSIRGFTFKNPIYCNTFSTNPQYTS; encoded by the coding sequence ATGTCGGACAACTGGAATCCACCCCCTGGGCGGGAGCCGTCGGAGCCGGAGGGCGAGCAGCCCGCCGGCAACCCTGGCACGCCCCCGCGGGATGGCCAGTCGCCCCGCTGGTGGACCGAATCCACCGACAAGCCCGAGGAGTACCTGAAGCCGGACTCCCCGCCACAGAACCACCCGGTCCCGCCACCGACGCAGCCCCCGGCCGCGCCGCAGTGGTACACCCCGGGCCTGAGCGACGACCAGTCCGGCAACCGGCCCACCGCGGCGAACCAGCCAGGTGGTCAGCAGCCCGGCGGCAACCAGCCGGGTGGTCAGCCGACCGGCGGTAATCAGCCTGGCGGTCAGCCGACCGGCGGCAACCAGCCTGGCGGTAACCAGCCCGGCGGCCGCCACGGCACAGGCCCTCAGCCAGGTGGTCAGCCCGGCGCCGCAGGACAGCCCGGTCCGCAGGGCGGCCCCGGCAACCCCGGCTGGAGCCTCCCGCCGCAGGGCCAGCCGGAGCAGCCCCCGCGCGGCCAGCACGCGGCCCCGCCGCCCAGCGCACCCCGCCCCAACACCAGCGGCTACCGCTCCCACACCGGCACCGGCGCGACACCCGCAGCCGGCCCGGGCGGCGGCACGCCCCCGACCGACGGCCCTCCCGCGAGCGGTGCCGCCTGGAGCCAGGGCGTCCCACCGGGCACCGGCGCGACGCCGGGCGCTGGCGCGACGCCGGGCGCTGGCGCGACGCCGGGCGCTGGCGCGACGCCGGGCACCGGCCCGGGCGCTGGCACCCCTCCGACCGACGGCCCGCCCGCGGCCAACTCCGGCTGGGGGCGCCGCGACGACTCAGCGGCCGGCTCCACAGGCACCCCCTCTCAAGGTCCTGCTGCCGGTCAGGGTGGGTTCACTGGCTCTTGGCCTACCGCGTCAACCGGACCGGTGCCGCCTCCTTCGACTGGTGGGTGGCCCGGCCCCAACACCGGGCCTCAGCAGCCCCAGAACCCCTGGTCCGGAGCAGCCGGTGCAGGTGGGTGGCAGCAGCAGGGTGGGCCCAACGGACCCCAGGGCGGGCAGCCGACCTGGCAGTATCCGCCGATTCCGATCCCCAAGCCCCCGGGCCCGGGCCGTCGCCGCAAGCCGCGGCAGCTGTCCAAGGGCATTCTCGTCATGCTCGTGGCGCTGGCTGTGCTGGTGGTCGGCTCCGGCGTCACCGTCGCGCTGAAGCTGACCGGTGACGACACCCCGACCACTCCGGTCGCCGTCGACACACCTTCGGAGACCCCGTCGGAAACGCCGTCCGAGACCCCGTCCGTGACGCCGACGCCGACACCCACCCCGAAGCCGACGCCGAAACCGAAGCCCAAGCCGCGCGTCCCCACGCCGTACGAGGTGGTGGCGCAGAACAAGATCTACTCGGTCGGCGCGCTGCAGCCGACCAAGTGCGTCGAGCCGCCGTTCCGGCCGACCACGTTCGCGGCGACCAAGGCCTACTACCAGCGCATCCTGCCGTGCCTCAACCGCACCTGGTACCTCGCGCTGAAGAAGGCCGGCCAGCCGTTCCGCGCGCCGGCCCTGATCGTCTACGCCAACACGGTGAAGACCCCGTGCGGCACCGAGCGCGGCACCCGCGGCTACTACTGCGGCGCGAACCAGGCGATCTACATGCCGTTCAACGTCGACTACAACAACTACAAGATCAACCCGAACTACACCCGGGCGTGGATGCTGAACACGATCGCGCACGAGTACGGGCACCACATCCAGCAGCTGACCGGCATCTTCCGGGCCAGCTTCGCCCGCCAGGCGACGATGGCCGACCCGAACCTGCGGCTGCTGGAGTCACGCCGGCGCGAGCTGCAGGCGGCTTGCTTCGGCTCGGCGTACCTGGGCGCGAACGCGGCGTTCATCCCGATGCGCGGCGACCTGCTGAACAACTGGAAGTTCGCGGTCGCGAACGCCGGGGACGAGTTCAGCCGGCCGCGGATCCGCGACCACGGCTCGAAGGTCAACCACAACCGCTGGTCGATCCGCGGCTTCACCTTCAAGAACCCGATCTACTGCAACACCTTCAGCACCAACCCGCAGTACACGAGCTAG